A segment of the Triticum urartu cultivar G1812 chromosome 1, Tu2.1, whole genome shotgun sequence genome:
TAGTGACGTGATGCTAATGGCGCACTACCATCGTCacttagtaggccttttcctagtagtgagagagagagagggggagggagagggagagagagagagagcaatcaAGCAAGAGGCCTAATGCGTGTTTTAGGGAAAACTTCGGCGCCTAAAGCCCCAATGGGCTAGACTACCATCGTCACTTGCTGTAAGGACGCGTGAGCTGGGCTTCATCTAGTGCCGCTTGCCACGAGAGGGTTGGTTACTACTATTCTATGAACCTAGTTCGGATTACACTTTTTACATCATTATCATCGCACAGACACGTGAACACGGAGACAGACACATAAGTCAACATCATCTATAGGTGATATTTTGTAGGTTTGACCAGAGTTTGAACAACACATATTACTTACATTGATAATGCATGTTGTAGCAATTATTCTGCTACCAATATTATTATTATGAAATGACGCCTCGATAAATTTCCAATCTTGTTCATTCCATATATCATCGACAATGATGAAGTACCGGCATTGAATATTATTCATTTTAAGCAATGTCGTAACTGTGGTGACCGACACTAGCAATTCGTTTGATATGTGCAAACAAATACATAAATGAATCCTACTTAAATTTTGTAGTAATTGTTTTTTTTGCATCAATCAAACTATTAGGAGCTAGTCATTGCATCCATATGGCAAGTAAAAACAAAATTAACATAGCATATATTACTCGGACTAGAATTTCCATTGATACTAGAAATAAACAAGTCTACTTTACCCCGATAAATGATTGCCCGAGTTAAAATGTTCGCCCTTTTGAGAAAATGCCTTAAAGTTCACATAATGTTTTATTTTTTTCTCAAATTTCATAAAATCGCTTGcctttaattttttatatatttccATATTTTATTAAAACCGACTAAAAAAAGGCTTGAAACAGTACCTGGGTCACGAAGTGGGCGgcggcgccgccgcctcctgAATGGGCCGCCCAGTTGGGGACGGGAGCTCCTATACAGCGCTGCGAGCGCTGATTCGCGCCGCTGGCGCCTGCAGCGTCCGGAAACGTGGTAAggccaggatttgaaccctgacTGCCTGTGCGGTCAAATTCGAACACAGCCACTAGGCTGATCTACCCACACTGTTTATTCTAAGGACAAACAGTCCTTATTACATACCAACCTGTATTATTTTATGATAAAATGAAAAGAAAAATGAATACACAATATAAAAAGCGTGAATTTGAAGAAAGTTCATAAAATTGAAAAGGTTTGTACAAACTAATTTTTTTTCATGAATTTGATAAATCTTCATGAATTTGAAATAAGTTCGCAAAATTTAGGATAAGTTCATGAAATTTCGAAAAAGTTCGcaaatttggaaaaagttcatcgattttgaaaataGTTCACGATTTTGAACAAAAAGTTCACCaatttaaaaaagttcatcgatgTTGAATAAAacagttcatcaaatttgaaaaaacaGTTCActgatttgaaaaaagttcatccaaTTAGAAAAGTTTCATCGGaaattaaaaaaagttcatcaaaattgAAAGAAGTTCatcaaaaattggtaaaagttcACCGAaaattgaaaaaaagttcatcaaaattgAAAATAAGTTCATCGAAATTGAAAATAGATTCACcgaatttgaaaaagttcaaagaatttcaaaatAGTTCATAGAATTTgagaaaaagttcatcaaattcaAAAGGATGCAGGGGAACCTGTTCGTacaaaaagaaaaaggaaaatggaaaaaaagagagaataaaagaaggaaaaggttgaaacttaTCAGTACTTGGTGTGTGGCGGGGGGGTAATACAAGCATGAAGGACGAGTGAGGTCTCAGGTTCGAACCAGCTCCGATTCATCAGCATCAATCAGTTGAAATCACTAGTTCAGGAGTATTCGTTGTAAGCGACATGCTGTATGTGCGTCACTTGTCGCAACTTGGAGAGTTAGAGCGATCTTTGTTACCGAATCGGAAGCACAAGTTTTTTCCCTTTTTGAAAGAGACGcccgtgcctctcacgaaatcacaaccgtgcctcgCGGAAGCAAAATCATGACTCTcgtaaaagaaaaaaaagagaaaacgtgttttttttgtttccgaggaggcacggccgtgactctcgcaaaagcacacccgtacctctcgcggaagcaaaatcaTGACTCTCGCAAAAGGATAAAAACAAAAAATGTTCTTTTTTCAtttctgagaggcacggccgtgactctcgcgaaagaacaaccgtgcctctcgcagaagcaaaaccgtgtcgctcgcgaaaggaaaaaaatagaaaacgctttttttcgtttctgagaggcacggtcgtgactctcacgaaagcaTAACTGTCCCTCTTGTGGAAGCAAAATCATGACTCTCGCAAAAGGATAaaaaaaaaatgttttttttcatttctgagaggcacggccgtgactctcgcgaaagaacaaccgtgcctctcgcagaagcaaaaccgtgtctctcgcgaaaggaaaaaaatagaaaacgcttttttcgtttctgagaggcacggtcgtgactctcacgaaagcaTAACTGTCCCTCTTGTGGAAGCAAAAACCATGATTCTCGCGAAAAAAtaacagaaaacacgtttttttcgttttcgagaggcacggccaAGACTCTCGTGAAAGGGAAAAAAAGAAAAtgcgttttttcgtgaaattattTTTTTCGAATTTTTTTGTCCAAAAGCTAAGGAAGACTGATGGAAAACCAAAACGTTGAAAAAACCCAGAAAAAATCGTTTAAATAGCCGAAAACGCGGGCGAAAAAAATCCAAAAGAAGCGCCCAGAACGCGACATGTTGCGAATGGCTGAGAGCGCACCAAGTGGCGCTGATTATTGTGAAGCTCCCGAATGAGTGCTCGTTAACTAGTGGCTCCTTCAATCAGCAGACCATCCGAACATGGTCTTTTCCGAATCGGTTTCAAGCTTTCATGGCCTGTTTGGACATGTTTTAGAAGCTTAGgcgtttttttttcattttccgCTTTCCTCTGTCTTACATCAGTTTTTTTTCTTTGTCTTCTTTTTCTCTACACATATCTATTTTTTCAGTATAGTGTAGATTTTCATATACGTAAAAcatatttttcatacatgttggATAGTCATTGTTTTCACATTTTTTCCAATACATGTTAATTTGTTTTCAAATATATGTTGGAATTTTCTTTCAGTGGCATGAAACATTTTTAAAAACCACTCACACGTTTTTTTACATTGTATGAACAATTTGTAAAAATGTCATGAACATATTTTTGAAACATGTGAACATTTTTTACAATGCCACGTATATTTTTTTAATTATGTGGTCATTTTTCTATATTGTATAAATATTTGTAAAACTATCACGAACTTGGAAACACGCGATCATTTTTAAATGTCATGAACATTGTTTTGAATGATATCAACACTTCTAAAAGTTCTGTGAACAttcttgaacattttttaaatgtgtGGTGAACGTTTATAAAAATTAAGTAAATTAATTTTGTGAATATATGTATTTAGTATATTTTAAAATGTAAATAAAGTACAAAATAAATTAGAAGGAACAAAAAACACTTGCATAACAAACCTAGACCGTCCTATTGGGCTGGCCAGCTCCAGCCTCGCAAGTGAGGCTAGCATCTAACTCGCCTGAGGTGATGTATAGAATAGACGCGCCCGAGCGAGAGAGCTAACAAATGGTTACCCCTTGGGGGCTCCCTCAAGGGCCACTTTTATTGCTTGAAAGTGCGTCAAGTGGTGCGCCCAACTGTCGCCACGTGTAGCACATTGGATGCTCTATCTGGGTTTTGGTCTTCTTTTTTTTGTACGCGGTTCAGGTCTTCAGATGCTTTCTTCCTTTTTTGGCTTTTTGATCTTTGCCTGGTTTTTCCTAAGTTTCGAAGGAagttttggttttttggttttgCCTGGCTGATGATAGACTATCTGTCCCCAGTGGCACAAGTTGGTTTCCTAACCAAATTCCCTAGTCCAAAGACTTGGttccgaagatgaagatcgaaAGGTTTTGAAGACTCATTATTTCAAATCTAGACCGCCTCAATAGTATCAACAAGATCACACATTGTAACCACATTATTCATACAAGAGAGAACGtggggcctgaacctgggtaaaacctccaCCATGTGAAATTTGGCACCTTGATCAACCACGTGTGCATTACCTTCATAAAATTTCCAACCAATGAGTATTGCCGTGCAATACCCATGACAGGGTGTAAACCTATGAGCGGTGAAAATCTAAAATCTTTAGCGGTGGGGTAGTAGATCAGTAATGGTCTAATGGATTCCAAGTTGTAGCTCAAACCAGGTAGTTAATCATGCCATTCTGATCCAATGAGCAAAATCATCATTGACTAGCCCAAGACGACGAGGTAGCCACTGGAATGTCGGTAATAAAGTTTTTTTTTTAGATTTTCAATGTTGCAGTTTTTTGACATTCTACAAGCTTGTGTTTATTTCCATACATACACACATGCGGCTTTGAGCTTCAATTACAGAGGATGAGTTCATGCTACAAAGTTGTTTCTAACGTTGTGGCATGAGTTGGTTTTTTTGTTGCATACATTGCGATCAATTCTCTCAAAGATTAATTAGAACTAGTAGTGATTTGTTACATACTCCATTGTGTTTGAAATATTGCTAGGTGTCAGTAATTTTGCACGTCTATTCACTCTGCTATGATTTTTTGTTACAATAATTACAAAAATAGCCTTCTTTTAGAGGAACTACGTAAAGAAGCTTACCAGGCAGTTGATGTCAATATTCTATTTAGTGCTAAAGGCACTGATAGTtcaatattagtacaaaatgtgcaCCGTGGaaggtaacgggccggcccaaGAATATACTAAAGTATTGCGTATTTTTCCTGTTTTCCGAACCTGGAAAGTTCCGCCTGTCTTTTTTACTTTTCCTCTTCTATTTAAAATTCATTAttttttaatattgcttttagaATCCCTCATTTTTTAACTCAAAATATTTTTCAAATCTAATAACAATTTTCAAATTTAGGAGTGTTTTTGAATTTGGTAACATTTTGACCAAATTTTCGCCTATTTCAATTTCTCAAGCATATTTGTATATACTTTAAATtttaaattttttaaattttatgAATATTTTTAAGAAAATCATGTAAATTTTCAAATAAGAGAATTTTTTTACATCcttgaatatctttatgaattTCATAAATTTTTTATTTGATGAACTTTTCAAAACTAACATAAAAATGGTAGTCATTTGTTTCTTGAGAGAACAGCAAAGGAGCTTTTTATTTTACCAACTTTCAAAACTAACATAAAAAATGGTAGTCATTTGTTTCTTGAGAGAACAtcaaaggagagagagagagagagggagagagagagagagagagaagcaaGCAGTCGAGCAAGCGGGCTAATGCGCATTTTAGGGGAAACTCTGGCGCCTAAAGCCCCAATGGGCTAGACTGCCATCATCACTTGTTGTGAAGGACGTGTAAGCTGGGCTTCATCTAGTGCCGCTTGTTGCGACAGGGTTGATTACTACCATTCTGCGAACCTAGTTCGGATTACACTTTTCCCATCATTATCATCGCACGGACACGTGAACACGAATGCGAGACAAACACTTACATCAACATAATCTATAGGTGGTATTTATAGGTTTGACCAGAATTTGAACAACACACATATGAGTTCCACTGATAATGCATGTTGTAGCAATTATTCTGCTACCATATTATTATAAGGAAATGATGCCCCGATCAATTTCCAATCTTGTCATTCCATATATTATCGATAACGATGAAGTACCAGCATTCAATATTATTCAATTTATGCATTGCTGTAACTGTGATGACCGACATTAGCAATTCATTTCCTACTTAAATTTTGTAGCAATTGTTCTTTTTTTGCATCAATCAAGCTATTAGGAGCTACTACCTCCGTCTTGGTTTATTGGTCCTCTTCGTATTTCGTGCCAAAcgttgaccatagatttaactaacaaaatgtcaatgcatgtcgcaaaaaattatatcattggaaactgtattcaaatatgaatccaatgatatattttttggcaacatgcattaatattttgttagttaaatttatggttaaAATTTGACAAAGAATACAAAGAGGACCAATAAatcaggacggaggtagtagtcaTTGCATCCTCATGGCAAGTAAAAAAAGAACATGAACGAATCATATATTCCTCGGACTAGAATTTCCATTCATACTAGAAACAAACAAGTCTACTTTACCCCGCTAAACTATTGCCCGAGTTGAAAAAATGTTCACCTAAAATGTTTAAAAGTTCACATAATGTTTTATTTTTCTCTTCAAATTTCATATAATTGCTCGCCTctaattttttatatatatttccATTAAGGACAGTATAAAAGCACCTAAAGCGAGATCTCTCACATCCCCTGTGATTTTGGCCGTCGGATTTCGTGTTGAACAGTATCTGGCCGTCAGATCTAGGTTTGAGCACCGATTTTACCGCACTGGGCTGGCTGTCCTAATAGGCTGCTGTTCTGGGGACTTTTTTGGAGGCCTGTCGTTGAGTGGGCTTATTGGCCCATTTATCTCTACTACACAGCGGtctgttttttttttgaattttcaagGGGGGGGGGATTTCCTCACCTGAATTGTATTCATTTGCCTATAAGACTTTACAGCCTGTCGCAGGATAGGTTCAAGTGAACCGGAATTACAGGGGGCACAGAGAAGAagagaaaagcaaaaaaaacacGCCACAACACACATACATGGGGTACAAGGAGGGAGACACAACAAAGAACACCATAGGATGGAGGCGAACGGCATCGGCCAGCCAAGACCAAACCACGACACTGCACCGTCGACGCAATCGAAAGGCTCCGCGCATCCGAGACTGCACAACGCCGTGACACCACCTGTGTCACGAGGCACATTCGAAGGGACATGCGGATCCAAGACGAAGCCACGGCACCTGTGTGCCACCAGCGTAGTCGAAGGGCATCGCCAAGCAGACCAAACCACGACACTGCACCATCGACGCAATCGAAAGGCTCCACACAACCGAGACCGCACAACGCCACGACACCACCTGTGTCGGGGGTACATTCGAAAGGTTGCACGAGGCCGAGACGACGCCACGGCACCTATGTGCCACTGGCGTAGCTGCAGGGCACCGCCTAGCAGAGACGCACCAAGAGAGCACTCAACCACGACACACACCCCGTCGACCCCAGACTGGCCGCACCACCACCATCGACCACCAACCTCAAACCAGCCAAGCAGCACCCCAACCCTCAGGCAAGCAGCATTGAGCAGCGTCTCCGAAGACAGGCGCCACGAAGGTGGTAACGATGTCGAGGACACCACCGTTGTCCGATCCAGGAGTTGGATCTAAGGCTTTCACCTGGAGAACAAACAGAGTGAGCGAGGAACCAAGGCATCGTACGACGGCACCTCCAAGGAGGGATCCGACACAACAGTGCGTCGCTGCCGCCGGTGCCGACACAGAGCTTTCGCCCATAGCCATCATCCTCGCCACCCTTCTGCTGAGCCGCGGCACTGCTGAGACCGGAACCACCACCGCACAGGGGCAACAACCTTGAGTGGCGACAGAGACCGAGCGCCCGCCCGTCGAACCACCAGACCGCCGAATCAGCAGAAGGTGGAACAGAGCAAGGCGGCGACAGGGGTTGCAAAAGATCCATCGGAGGTCGAGAGCAGAGGAGGAAACCTTGCCGCCCCCGACCTGGATCTGGCCGGGAAGAGAGGAAGTGGCAAGCCAGCGGCCTGGCCCCGCGCCCCACGCCGCCCGTGCGGCCGTAGACGGCGCGACCACCACATCGACGCAAGGGACCGAAGCCCCCGACACCACAGCCGCCCGCTGGCCCAGATCCAGCGCGCCGGCCAGATCCGCAGCAGAGGGAAACGCGCGCGCGCCACCCCCAAGCGCCGGCGAGCAGGCCTCGCGACACCTCGACGCCACCCTGCTTCCCACGCGCGCCCCGCGCCCCACGGCTTCGAGCCCGGCAGAGCTCACCACCAAGACGACCGCGGCCACCCAGCCACCCGGCCACCACGCGTCCGCCGCGGGATCTCCCCGAGCCACCTTCAGAGGCAAGGGGCCGCCGCCACCGCGGCCAGGCCAGCGGCAGCTGCGGAGGAGAGGAGGCGTGGGAGAGGGGGCCGCCGGCGACTGGCGAAGTTCCTCCCGAGTCGCCCGAGCGGAGCGACGCGGGGTCAGAGAcgcaaaaataaaaaaataaaaaaatcacaCAGCGATCTGTGGATCCATCCGACGCGCGGGTGGGGAGCCAGGCGACGCTAGATCCGCAGCGGGAGGGGATGAAGCCGACGCGACGCTCGCGTGGGAACCGGCGGTCGACGGGATCCAGCGGACGCGAGCCACGCGACGCGCGCGAGGGAACCGACAGAGGATCCAGTCGACGCAAGCCGAGCGAGGGATCCAGCGCTCGAGGGATCCAACAACGCTTGCCTGTCTGAGTGCCTGACCACTTGCAGGCGCACCAGGACAATCCCCTCGAGGAGACAGGAGTACCCGGTCTTGCCTTGATCTGATTTCGTTGGCCTGTAGTCAACTTTCTTGCCCAACGGTAGATTTTTGCTATTACATGGTTGGTGTTCATATTGTTAGCTTCTGCCTCGTTTCGTCGCTGAGTTCAGAAATATGGCTTTCGTTCGAATGTTCTTCTGATTGTATGTCTTTCACGCAGGAATAGCAGAGGCCAGCCACTATTTCCTTCGATTGCAGCATCTCTGTACGTACGAGGTTCACCCATGGCTCCTAGATAGATTAGCATCTTTCATGGCGATTCATTGTGCCCCTTCCTTTCATGTATGCATCGAGTACATCTATGCCCTTCTCCCATATTTTGTTGTTTCTGGCCCAATATATTACAGCTTTAATACTAAACGAGAAACTGTGTTGGTTCGGTACACAGAGACTATTCCAGCAACAAAACCAGGGAAAAAACTTGCCGGGCTGCAAAGCTTGCACACGTATTTTGGTTGGATTCCATGGCTGGCCTTTTTACAGTGGATTCAGGGCATGTAAGTGCATTTGGAATGAAAAAAAATGGTACCATAATGTATGCGTTCAAATCATATGCATCTCTTTTCAATGTGTTAATAATCTGCTTCATGAATATTTTTCCAAGAGACACGGTACATATGGGAATGAAACAAATAGCAAGAATTCTTTCTTGACAAAAGTCTGTATTAATGGCAACCATACTTTTGAATAACATTGTTTGCATGTATTAAGCTAAAAAGAAAAGATATATATGTCTTGTTTGTTGGATTACCCGTTAACATGATGTATCAGATGTTACTTTTCACAATCAGGGTTGTTGATTTCTTCAATTGCACAGTTTGGGTATATGTTCACTTTTCTTTGCTATATTTTACAGCTTTGAGAAATCATTATTCGATAATTTGATGCCATCAACCCCAATATCGATGCCTCGATTAAAATTAATACCTTTTCATTTAGTTTATTAAGTTTCATCCTAAAACAATCCCAAATATTATTAATCAAAGTTAATTGTTCGACCTGCTATGAAGAAACGGTCTGATGGTCCCAATCCCGAAGAAATAAACTCAATTGCAAGGTTTTCCCAATCCTGAAGAAATAAACTGAATTGCAAGGTTTTCC
Coding sequences within it:
- the LOC125539147 gene encoding uncharacterized protein LOC125539147 yields the protein MNTNHVIAKIYRWARKLTTGQRNQIKARPGTPVSSRGLSWCACKWSGTQTGKRCWIPRALDPSLGLRRLDPLSVPSRASRGSRPLDPVDRRFPRERRVGFIPSRCGSSVAWLPTRASDGSTDRCVIFLFFYFCVSDPASLRSGDSGGTSPVAGGPLSHASSPPQLPLAWPRWRRPLASEGGSGRSRGGRVVAGWLGGRGRLGGELCRARSRGARGARGKQGGVEVSRGLLAGAWGWRARVSLCCGSGRRAGSGPAGGCGVGGFGPLRRCGGRAVYGRTGGVGRGARPLACHFLSSRPDPGRGRQGFLLCSRPPMDLLQPLSPPCSVPPSADSAVWWFDGRALGLCRHSR